The Mytilus galloprovincialis chromosome 2, xbMytGall1.hap1.1, whole genome shotgun sequence genome has a window encoding:
- the LOC143062667 gene encoding rap guanine nucleotide exchange factor 1-like isoform X11 — MHTFTKKGKFNTLDRKKKKEIKDVDKLQEEVNKVYRSLNYIKAVVDNEKLQVIPTTATVVLETVMDVFNLLSHFFMTKDTNSLPSIHKKVCQCLAMFIRWADKILLNGGALLNKGEAHEVIKALTDGVEELKQTSIDKLEDRKNNVSPPKSPDPLQRNDGQKRSSLPDIPLTPREKKILDDTSGMGLYDNAHLHGSQSSDSIMHHSRDPTGELPPPPKPPLPSDTAAVHRIVKTRSKSASDDLENGNEPPPLPEKEKRPSLVNSQDFFTSTPNAKSSLSLSGYSTPSNQSPHNSLIINDSFNSLMDCSSSPLSVSPLDRSPNSSISSGLNRSSEDLLDSANLRVRTNSFSRVHSESGIGLMKKLTTSLTKSASQSDGTIGQVNELTLKIDELTKGIAKLTNQNGENNLPPLPVKRSKPTRQTSMYDNVTDSGINLSRMEARMSSSSTSSSQSFSGFSISQKTTSVSYSHRTSSQETCSSSEAFSSTSHSSIDSLPKPPPLPPKKKHIQEYMRTFGSYSQPSQTISDCLYSRHSMNFYESQWHETQIEIQNPYPRSNTISLLSDLSSDSSISGSGLAIPPLPTKRKYSENRDSMSSIQSDTSIEYPREKAASMVEGPTQGATGDIELKRSSCPPGHLKDKMEATLSSLHKPEMPRDADSDFAEINPLDDIDVSDQLVRKKDSEDGPEIRGGSVDAMIVHASAVNRNGSESESVNQEDFLFQEAFLTTYRTFITPTELMDKLLYRFQKFHHAPDKKKKVAGNGFALLIRIIDEVRANELAENTTKKIMDLVFELLCQGDLMLAKILRKKIIEKCESKQTTADIFPSMTIMSSISLQTSPSDMLHVKSHDIAEQMTLIDAELFHKIEIPEVLLWAKEQSEEQSPNLTTFTEHFNKMSYWVRTRILTQEEAKDREKYFMKFIKVMRHLRKLNNFNSYLAILSAVDSAPIRRLEWQRPNLEVLKEFCQLIDSSGSFRAYRHALAETEPPCIPYIGLILQDLTFINIGNQDFLQDGNINFAKRWQQFHILDSMRRFKKDKYEMKKSERILSVFNNFDDCLSEESLWQISEKIKPRGKKKEFKPES; from the exons GATGTTGACAAACTCCAGGAAGAAGTAAACAAAGTTTATCGATCGTTGAATTACATCAAGGCTGTTGTTGACAATGAGAAGTTACAAGTCATCCCCACAACTGCTACTGTTGTCTTGGAAACAGTCATGGATGTTTTCAATTTGCTCAGTCATTTCTTCATGACAAAGGACAC gAACTCTTTGCCTTCCATTCATAAGAAGGTATGTCAGTGTCTGGCTATGTTCATCAGATGGGCAGACAAAATCCTGTTAAATGGAGGGGCACTCCTCAATAAGGGAGAAGCTCATGAAGTTATCAAAGCTCTTACTGATGGTGTGGAG gAGCTGAAACAGACCAGTATAGACAAATTAGaagatagaaaaaataatgtatctCCCCCCAAATCTCCTGATCCATTACAAAGGAATGATGG ACAAAAAAGATCATCACTTCCTGACATTCCACTAACTCCAAGGGAAAAGAAGATCTTAGACGACACAAGTGGAATGGGACTTTATGACAATGCCCACCTGCATGGATCTCAGTCATCTGACAGTATAATGCACCACAGTAGAGATCCTACAGGAGAATTACCTCCCCCACCTAAACCACCTCTTCCAAGTGATACTGCTGCAGTTCATAG GATTGTGAAAACAAGATCTAAATCTGCCTCAGATGATTTGGAAAATGGGAATGAGCCACCTCCTTTACCTGAGAAAGAAAAACGTCCATCGCTTGTCAATAGTCAGGATTTTTTTACAAGTACACCAAATGCCAAATCAAGCCTATCTTTGTCAGGTTATTCCACACCGTCAAACCAGTCTCCACATAACAGTTTGATTATAAATGATTCATTTAACAGTCTTATGGATTGTTCAAGTTCCCCGTTAAGTGTATCACCACTAGACCGATCGCCAAACAGCAGTATAAGTTCTGGACTTAATCGATCTTCCGAAGATTTGTTAGATAGTGCTAATTTAAGAGTTCGAACAAACAGTTTTTCTAGGGTTCATTCAGAATCAGGAATAGGTCTTATGAAAAAATTAACCACATCCCTGACCAAAAGTGCTTCACAATCTGACGGAACAATTGGTCAGGTTAATGAGTTGACGTTAAAAATCGATGAATTGACAAAGGGAATTGCTAAATTGACCAATCAGAACGGTGAAAATAATCTGCCACCATTACCGGTCAAACGATCGAAACCAACGAGACAGACATCAATGTATGATAACGTGACCGATAGTGGAATTAATTTGAGTCGCATGGAAGCAAGGATGTCATCATCTTCAACAAGCAGTTCTCAGTCATTTTCCGGGTTTTCTATTTCTCAAAAGACAACCTCAGTGTCGTACTCACATAGGACCAGTTCTCAGGAGACCTGTTCTAGCTCTGAGGCATTCTCTAGTACAAGTCATTCAAGTATAGACAGCCTGCCAAAACCTCCTCCTCTTCCTCCAAAGAAAAAACACA TACAAGAATACATGAGGACATTTGGATCTTACTCCCAGCCGTCACAGACAATATCAGATTGTTTATATTCAAGGCATTCTATGAACTTTTACGAGTCACAATGGCATGAAACACAGATTGAGATCCAAAATCCCTACCCACGGTCAAATACAATAAGTTTGTTATCCGATTTAAGTTCTGATTCATCCATTTCCGGTAGCGGTTTAGCAATACCTCCACTTCCAACTAAAAGAAAG TATAGTGAAAACAGAGATTCAATGTCTTCCATTCAGTCTGATACATCCATAGAGTACCCCAGAGAAAAGGCAGCTAGTATGGTAGAGGGACCAACACAAGGAGCTACTGGTGATAT aGAGTTGAAAAGGTCATCCTGTCCACCAGGTCATTTGAAAGACAAAATGGAGGCCACATTAAGTAGCTTACATAAACCAGAAATGCCCAGAGATGCTGACTCGGACTTTGCTGAAATTAATCCTTTAGATGATATTGATGTCTCTGACCAGCTCGTTAGGAAAAAAGAT tcTGAAGATGGACCAGAGATAAGAGGTGGTTCAGTTGATGCAATGATTGTACATGCCTCAGCAGTAAATAGAAATG gcTCAGAAAGTGAATCTGTTAATCAAGAGG ATTTCTTGTTTCAAGAAGCGTTTCTGACAACATACAGAACATTTATCACTCCAACGGAGTTAATGGACAAGTTACTATACAGATTTCAGAAGTTCCATCATGCTCcggataaaaagaaaaaagtagcGGGTAATGGCTTTGCCTTACTGATACGGATCATTGATGAAGTCAG ggcgAACGAATTAGCAGAAAACACAACCAAAAAGATAATGGATTTAGTTTTTGAACTGCTATGCCAAGGTGACTTGATGTTGGCAAAAATTCTACGTAAAAAGATAATAGAAAAGTGTGAAAGTAAACAGACAACTGCTGATATTTTTCCTTCAATGACAATTATGTCTTCTATATCATTGCAAACTAG TCCCTCAGATATGTTACATGTGAAGTCACATGATATTGCTGAACAGATGACATTAATAGATGCTGAATTGTTCCATAAAATTGAA ATTCCAGAAGTATTATTATGGGCCAAAGAACAGTCTGAAGAACAAAGTCCCAATCTGACAACATTTACAGAACACTTCAATAAAATGTCATACTG GGTACGAACAAGAATATTAACTCAAGAAGAAGCAAAAgacagagaaaaatatttcatgaagTTTATTAAGGTTATGAGA CATCTTAGAAAGTTAAATAATTTCAATTCCTACTTGGCTATTTTATCTGCTGTTGATTCTGCACCAATCAGAAGACTAGAATGGCAGCGACCAAATTTGGAG GTACTAAAGGAGTTTTGTCAGTTAATTGACAGTTCTGGTTCATTCAGAGCTTACAGACATGCATTAGCAGAAACAGAACCACCATGTATTCCTTATAT tGGTTTAATTTTACAAGACCTAACATTTATCAACATTGGCAATCAAGACTTCTTGCAAGATGGCAATATTAATTTTGCCAAGCGATGGCAACAATTTCATATCCTGGATAGCATGAGAAGATTTAAAAAGGA
- the LOC143062667 gene encoding rap guanine nucleotide exchange factor 1-like isoform X10: protein MHTFTKKGKFNTLDRKKKKEIKVSTRHSSPVKYTRHSIFIKDVDKLQEEVNKVYRSLNYIKAVVDNEKLQVIPTTATVVLETVMDVFNLLSHFFMTKDTNSLPSIHKKVCQCLAMFIRWADKILLNGGALLNKGEAHEVIKALTDGVEELKQTSIDKLEDRKNNVSPPKSPDPLQRNDGQKRSSLPDIPLTPREKKILDDTSGMGLYDNAHLHGSQSSDSIMHHSRDPTGELPPPPKPPLPSDTAAVHRIVKTRSKSASDDLENGNEPPPLPEKEKRPSLVNSQDFFTSTPNAKSSLSLSGYSTPSNQSPHNSLIINDSFNSLMDCSSSPLSVSPLDRSPNSSISSGLNRSSEDLLDSANLRVRTNSFSRVHSESGIGLMKKLTTSLTKSASQSDGTIGQVNELTLKIDELTKGIAKLTNQNGENNLPPLPVKRSKPTRQTSMYDNVTDSGINLSRMEARMSSSSTSSSQSFSGFSISQKTTSVSYSHRTSSQETCSSSEAFSSTSHSSIDSLPKPPPLPPKKKHIQEYMRTFGSYSQPSQTISDCLYSRHSMNFYESQWHETQIEIQNPYPRSNTISLLSDLSSDSSISGSGLAIPPLPTKRKYSENRDSMSSIQSDTSIEYPREKAASMVEGPTQGATGDIELKRSSCPPGHLKDKMEATLSSLHKPEMPRDADSDFAEINPLDDIDVSDQLVRKKDSEDGPEIRGGSVDAMIVHASAVNRNGSESESVNQEDFLFQEAFLTTYRTFITPTELMDKLLYRFQKFHHAPDKKKKVAGNGFALLIRIIDEVRANELAENTTKKIMDLVFELLCQGDLMLAKILRKKIIEKCESKQTTADIFPSMTIMSSISLQTSPSDMLHVKSHDIAEQMTLIDAELFHKIEIPEVLLWAKEQSEEQSPNLTTFTEHFNKMSYWVRTRILTQEEAKDREKYFMKFIKVMRHLRKLNNFNSYLAILSAVDSAPIRRLEWQRPNLEVLKEFCQLIDSSGSFRAYRHALAETEPPCIPYIGLILQDLTFINIGNQDFLQDGNINFAKRWQQFHILDSMRRFKKDKYEMKKSERILSVFNNFDDCLSEESLWQISEKIKPRGKKKEFKPES, encoded by the exons GATGTTGACAAACTCCAGGAAGAAGTAAACAAAGTTTATCGATCGTTGAATTACATCAAGGCTGTTGTTGACAATGAGAAGTTACAAGTCATCCCCACAACTGCTACTGTTGTCTTGGAAACAGTCATGGATGTTTTCAATTTGCTCAGTCATTTCTTCATGACAAAGGACAC gAACTCTTTGCCTTCCATTCATAAGAAGGTATGTCAGTGTCTGGCTATGTTCATCAGATGGGCAGACAAAATCCTGTTAAATGGAGGGGCACTCCTCAATAAGGGAGAAGCTCATGAAGTTATCAAAGCTCTTACTGATGGTGTGGAG gAGCTGAAACAGACCAGTATAGACAAATTAGaagatagaaaaaataatgtatctCCCCCCAAATCTCCTGATCCATTACAAAGGAATGATGG ACAAAAAAGATCATCACTTCCTGACATTCCACTAACTCCAAGGGAAAAGAAGATCTTAGACGACACAAGTGGAATGGGACTTTATGACAATGCCCACCTGCATGGATCTCAGTCATCTGACAGTATAATGCACCACAGTAGAGATCCTACAGGAGAATTACCTCCCCCACCTAAACCACCTCTTCCAAGTGATACTGCTGCAGTTCATAG GATTGTGAAAACAAGATCTAAATCTGCCTCAGATGATTTGGAAAATGGGAATGAGCCACCTCCTTTACCTGAGAAAGAAAAACGTCCATCGCTTGTCAATAGTCAGGATTTTTTTACAAGTACACCAAATGCCAAATCAAGCCTATCTTTGTCAGGTTATTCCACACCGTCAAACCAGTCTCCACATAACAGTTTGATTATAAATGATTCATTTAACAGTCTTATGGATTGTTCAAGTTCCCCGTTAAGTGTATCACCACTAGACCGATCGCCAAACAGCAGTATAAGTTCTGGACTTAATCGATCTTCCGAAGATTTGTTAGATAGTGCTAATTTAAGAGTTCGAACAAACAGTTTTTCTAGGGTTCATTCAGAATCAGGAATAGGTCTTATGAAAAAATTAACCACATCCCTGACCAAAAGTGCTTCACAATCTGACGGAACAATTGGTCAGGTTAATGAGTTGACGTTAAAAATCGATGAATTGACAAAGGGAATTGCTAAATTGACCAATCAGAACGGTGAAAATAATCTGCCACCATTACCGGTCAAACGATCGAAACCAACGAGACAGACATCAATGTATGATAACGTGACCGATAGTGGAATTAATTTGAGTCGCATGGAAGCAAGGATGTCATCATCTTCAACAAGCAGTTCTCAGTCATTTTCCGGGTTTTCTATTTCTCAAAAGACAACCTCAGTGTCGTACTCACATAGGACCAGTTCTCAGGAGACCTGTTCTAGCTCTGAGGCATTCTCTAGTACAAGTCATTCAAGTATAGACAGCCTGCCAAAACCTCCTCCTCTTCCTCCAAAGAAAAAACACA TACAAGAATACATGAGGACATTTGGATCTTACTCCCAGCCGTCACAGACAATATCAGATTGTTTATATTCAAGGCATTCTATGAACTTTTACGAGTCACAATGGCATGAAACACAGATTGAGATCCAAAATCCCTACCCACGGTCAAATACAATAAGTTTGTTATCCGATTTAAGTTCTGATTCATCCATTTCCGGTAGCGGTTTAGCAATACCTCCACTTCCAACTAAAAGAAAG TATAGTGAAAACAGAGATTCAATGTCTTCCATTCAGTCTGATACATCCATAGAGTACCCCAGAGAAAAGGCAGCTAGTATGGTAGAGGGACCAACACAAGGAGCTACTGGTGATAT aGAGTTGAAAAGGTCATCCTGTCCACCAGGTCATTTGAAAGACAAAATGGAGGCCACATTAAGTAGCTTACATAAACCAGAAATGCCCAGAGATGCTGACTCGGACTTTGCTGAAATTAATCCTTTAGATGATATTGATGTCTCTGACCAGCTCGTTAGGAAAAAAGAT tcTGAAGATGGACCAGAGATAAGAGGTGGTTCAGTTGATGCAATGATTGTACATGCCTCAGCAGTAAATAGAAATG gcTCAGAAAGTGAATCTGTTAATCAAGAGG ATTTCTTGTTTCAAGAAGCGTTTCTGACAACATACAGAACATTTATCACTCCAACGGAGTTAATGGACAAGTTACTATACAGATTTCAGAAGTTCCATCATGCTCcggataaaaagaaaaaagtagcGGGTAATGGCTTTGCCTTACTGATACGGATCATTGATGAAGTCAG ggcgAACGAATTAGCAGAAAACACAACCAAAAAGATAATGGATTTAGTTTTTGAACTGCTATGCCAAGGTGACTTGATGTTGGCAAAAATTCTACGTAAAAAGATAATAGAAAAGTGTGAAAGTAAACAGACAACTGCTGATATTTTTCCTTCAATGACAATTATGTCTTCTATATCATTGCAAACTAG TCCCTCAGATATGTTACATGTGAAGTCACATGATATTGCTGAACAGATGACATTAATAGATGCTGAATTGTTCCATAAAATTGAA ATTCCAGAAGTATTATTATGGGCCAAAGAACAGTCTGAAGAACAAAGTCCCAATCTGACAACATTTACAGAACACTTCAATAAAATGTCATACTG GGTACGAACAAGAATATTAACTCAAGAAGAAGCAAAAgacagagaaaaatatttcatgaagTTTATTAAGGTTATGAGA CATCTTAGAAAGTTAAATAATTTCAATTCCTACTTGGCTATTTTATCTGCTGTTGATTCTGCACCAATCAGAAGACTAGAATGGCAGCGACCAAATTTGGAG GTACTAAAGGAGTTTTGTCAGTTAATTGACAGTTCTGGTTCATTCAGAGCTTACAGACATGCATTAGCAGAAACAGAACCACCATGTATTCCTTATAT tGGTTTAATTTTACAAGACCTAACATTTATCAACATTGGCAATCAAGACTTCTTGCAAGATGGCAATATTAATTTTGCCAAGCGATGGCAACAATTTCATATCCTGGATAGCATGAGAAGATTTAAAAAGGA
- the LOC143062667 gene encoding rap guanine nucleotide exchange factor 1-like isoform X12, translating to MDYKDVDKLQEEVNKVYRSLNYIKAVVDNEKLQVIPTTATVVLETVMDVFNLLSHFFMTKDTNSLPSIHKKVCQCLAMFIRWADKILLNGGALLNKGEAHEVIKALTDGVEELKQTSIDKLEDRKNNVSPPKSPDPLQRNDGQKRSSLPDIPLTPREKKILDDTSGMGLYDNAHLHGSQSSDSIMHHSRDPTGELPPPPKPPLPSDTAAVHRIVKTRSKSASDDLENGNEPPPLPEKEKRPSLVNSQDFFTSTPNAKSSLSLSGYSTPSNQSPHNSLIINDSFNSLMDCSSSPLSVSPLDRSPNSSISSGLNRSSEDLLDSANLRVRTNSFSRVHSESGIGLMKKLTTSLTKSASQSDGTIGQVNELTLKIDELTKGIAKLTNQNGENNLPPLPVKRSKPTRQTSMYDNVTDSGINLSRMEARMSSSSTSSSQSFSGFSISQKTTSVSYSHRTSSQETCSSSEAFSSTSHSSIDSLPKPPPLPPKKKHIQEYMRTFGSYSQPSQTISDCLYSRHSMNFYESQWHETQIEIQNPYPRSNTISLLSDLSSDSSISGSGLAIPPLPTKRKYSENRDSMSSIQSDTSIEYPREKAASMVEGPTQGATGDIELKRSSCPPGHLKDKMEATLSSLHKPEMPRDADSDFAEINPLDDIDVSDQLVRKKDSEDGPEIRGGSVDAMIVHASAVNRNGSESESVNQEDFLFQEAFLTTYRTFITPTELMDKLLYRFQKFHHAPDKKKKVAGNGFALLIRIIDEVRANELAENTTKKIMDLVFELLCQGDLMLAKILRKKIIEKCESKQTTADIFPSMTIMSSISLQTSPSDMLHVKSHDIAEQMTLIDAELFHKIEIPEVLLWAKEQSEEQSPNLTTFTEHFNKMSYWVRTRILTQEEAKDREKYFMKFIKVMRHLRKLNNFNSYLAILSAVDSAPIRRLEWQRPNLEVLKEFCQLIDSSGSFRAYRHALAETEPPCIPYIGLILQDLTFINIGNQDFLQDGNINFAKRWQQFHILDSMRRFKKDKYEMKKSERILSVFNNFDDCLSEESLWQISEKIKPRGKKKEFKPES from the exons GATGTTGACAAACTCCAGGAAGAAGTAAACAAAGTTTATCGATCGTTGAATTACATCAAGGCTGTTGTTGACAATGAGAAGTTACAAGTCATCCCCACAACTGCTACTGTTGTCTTGGAAACAGTCATGGATGTTTTCAATTTGCTCAGTCATTTCTTCATGACAAAGGACAC gAACTCTTTGCCTTCCATTCATAAGAAGGTATGTCAGTGTCTGGCTATGTTCATCAGATGGGCAGACAAAATCCTGTTAAATGGAGGGGCACTCCTCAATAAGGGAGAAGCTCATGAAGTTATCAAAGCTCTTACTGATGGTGTGGAG gAGCTGAAACAGACCAGTATAGACAAATTAGaagatagaaaaaataatgtatctCCCCCCAAATCTCCTGATCCATTACAAAGGAATGATGG ACAAAAAAGATCATCACTTCCTGACATTCCACTAACTCCAAGGGAAAAGAAGATCTTAGACGACACAAGTGGAATGGGACTTTATGACAATGCCCACCTGCATGGATCTCAGTCATCTGACAGTATAATGCACCACAGTAGAGATCCTACAGGAGAATTACCTCCCCCACCTAAACCACCTCTTCCAAGTGATACTGCTGCAGTTCATAG GATTGTGAAAACAAGATCTAAATCTGCCTCAGATGATTTGGAAAATGGGAATGAGCCACCTCCTTTACCTGAGAAAGAAAAACGTCCATCGCTTGTCAATAGTCAGGATTTTTTTACAAGTACACCAAATGCCAAATCAAGCCTATCTTTGTCAGGTTATTCCACACCGTCAAACCAGTCTCCACATAACAGTTTGATTATAAATGATTCATTTAACAGTCTTATGGATTGTTCAAGTTCCCCGTTAAGTGTATCACCACTAGACCGATCGCCAAACAGCAGTATAAGTTCTGGACTTAATCGATCTTCCGAAGATTTGTTAGATAGTGCTAATTTAAGAGTTCGAACAAACAGTTTTTCTAGGGTTCATTCAGAATCAGGAATAGGTCTTATGAAAAAATTAACCACATCCCTGACCAAAAGTGCTTCACAATCTGACGGAACAATTGGTCAGGTTAATGAGTTGACGTTAAAAATCGATGAATTGACAAAGGGAATTGCTAAATTGACCAATCAGAACGGTGAAAATAATCTGCCACCATTACCGGTCAAACGATCGAAACCAACGAGACAGACATCAATGTATGATAACGTGACCGATAGTGGAATTAATTTGAGTCGCATGGAAGCAAGGATGTCATCATCTTCAACAAGCAGTTCTCAGTCATTTTCCGGGTTTTCTATTTCTCAAAAGACAACCTCAGTGTCGTACTCACATAGGACCAGTTCTCAGGAGACCTGTTCTAGCTCTGAGGCATTCTCTAGTACAAGTCATTCAAGTATAGACAGCCTGCCAAAACCTCCTCCTCTTCCTCCAAAGAAAAAACACA TACAAGAATACATGAGGACATTTGGATCTTACTCCCAGCCGTCACAGACAATATCAGATTGTTTATATTCAAGGCATTCTATGAACTTTTACGAGTCACAATGGCATGAAACACAGATTGAGATCCAAAATCCCTACCCACGGTCAAATACAATAAGTTTGTTATCCGATTTAAGTTCTGATTCATCCATTTCCGGTAGCGGTTTAGCAATACCTCCACTTCCAACTAAAAGAAAG TATAGTGAAAACAGAGATTCAATGTCTTCCATTCAGTCTGATACATCCATAGAGTACCCCAGAGAAAAGGCAGCTAGTATGGTAGAGGGACCAACACAAGGAGCTACTGGTGATAT aGAGTTGAAAAGGTCATCCTGTCCACCAGGTCATTTGAAAGACAAAATGGAGGCCACATTAAGTAGCTTACATAAACCAGAAATGCCCAGAGATGCTGACTCGGACTTTGCTGAAATTAATCCTTTAGATGATATTGATGTCTCTGACCAGCTCGTTAGGAAAAAAGAT tcTGAAGATGGACCAGAGATAAGAGGTGGTTCAGTTGATGCAATGATTGTACATGCCTCAGCAGTAAATAGAAATG gcTCAGAAAGTGAATCTGTTAATCAAGAGG ATTTCTTGTTTCAAGAAGCGTTTCTGACAACATACAGAACATTTATCACTCCAACGGAGTTAATGGACAAGTTACTATACAGATTTCAGAAGTTCCATCATGCTCcggataaaaagaaaaaagtagcGGGTAATGGCTTTGCCTTACTGATACGGATCATTGATGAAGTCAG ggcgAACGAATTAGCAGAAAACACAACCAAAAAGATAATGGATTTAGTTTTTGAACTGCTATGCCAAGGTGACTTGATGTTGGCAAAAATTCTACGTAAAAAGATAATAGAAAAGTGTGAAAGTAAACAGACAACTGCTGATATTTTTCCTTCAATGACAATTATGTCTTCTATATCATTGCAAACTAG TCCCTCAGATATGTTACATGTGAAGTCACATGATATTGCTGAACAGATGACATTAATAGATGCTGAATTGTTCCATAAAATTGAA ATTCCAGAAGTATTATTATGGGCCAAAGAACAGTCTGAAGAACAAAGTCCCAATCTGACAACATTTACAGAACACTTCAATAAAATGTCATACTG GGTACGAACAAGAATATTAACTCAAGAAGAAGCAAAAgacagagaaaaatatttcatgaagTTTATTAAGGTTATGAGA CATCTTAGAAAGTTAAATAATTTCAATTCCTACTTGGCTATTTTATCTGCTGTTGATTCTGCACCAATCAGAAGACTAGAATGGCAGCGACCAAATTTGGAG GTACTAAAGGAGTTTTGTCAGTTAATTGACAGTTCTGGTTCATTCAGAGCTTACAGACATGCATTAGCAGAAACAGAACCACCATGTATTCCTTATAT tGGTTTAATTTTACAAGACCTAACATTTATCAACATTGGCAATCAAGACTTCTTGCAAGATGGCAATATTAATTTTGCCAAGCGATGGCAACAATTTCATATCCTGGATAGCATGAGAAGATTTAAAAAGGA